One stretch of Miscanthus floridulus cultivar M001 chromosome 18, ASM1932011v1, whole genome shotgun sequence DNA includes these proteins:
- the LOC136521976 gene encoding PTI1-like tyrosine-protein kinase At3g15890 isoform X2 yields the protein MHPKLSRTSRRLLCCGGAASPEDLSDERSGSLRWVFSLRELRSATNSFNYDNKIGEGSLGSVYWGQVWDGSQIAVKRLKNAKNGTEVEFASEVEILGRIRHKNLLSFRGYCADGPERILVYDYMANSSLYAHLHGTHSAECLLDWRRRASIAIGTARALLYLHHHATPKIIHGSIKTTNVLLDSNFQAHVGDFGLIRLIPDGMDHEKITNESQRGYLAPEYIMFGKPTAGCDVYSFGIILLELASGKRPIEKSGSVKTYGIRNWVLPLARQGRYDEIADSKLSDKFSESELRRMVLVGLACTHSESEKRPTMLEIVPLLKGESKETLLKLERNELFSSDSMVSSQGTPTPDGSTDSAPKKDQELVGA from the exons ATGCACCCAAAGCTGTCGCGGACCTCCCGCAGGCTCCTCTGCTGCGGTGGGGCCGCCTCCCCGGAGGACCT GTCTGATGAACGAAGTGGATCATTGAGGTGGGTGTTCTCATTGAGAGAGCTTCGATCAGCAACAAACAGCTTCAATTACGATAACAAGATTGGAGAAGGGTCACTTGGGAGTGTGTATTGGGGACAAGTTTGGGATGGTTCTCAG ATTGCTGTCAAGAGGTTAAAGAATGCAAAGAATGGCACAGAAGTGGAATTTGCTTCAGAAGTCGAAATATTGGGAAGAATAAGACACAAAAATCTCCTGAGTTTTCGTGGATATTGTGCAGATGGACCCGAACGCATTCTGGTGTATGACTATATGGCGAACTCAAGTCTCTATGCACATCTTCATGGAACACATTCTGCAGAATGTCTCCTTGACTGGCGGAGGAGAGCATCTATTGCCATTGGCACTGCTCGAGCTCTCTT GTACCTTCATCACCATGCAACACCTAAGATAATTCATGGAAGCATCAAGACTACCAATGTGTTACTGGATTCAAACTTCCAGGCACATGTTGGTGATTTCGGTCTGATAAGGCTTATTCCTGATGGAATGGACCATGAAAAGATAACCAACGAAAGTCAACGAGGCTATCTTGCTCCTGAGTACATTATGTTCGGCAAACCAACTGCAGGTTGTGATGTATACAGCTTTGGAATAATACTATTGGAGCTTGCGAGTGGCAAAAGGCCAATAGAAAAGTCGGGTTCTGTCAAGACATATGGTATTCGAAACTGGGTGCTCCCACTGGCAAGGCAGGGTAGATATGATGAAATTGCAGACTCAAAACTCAGTGACAAGTTCTCTGAATCTGAACTGAGAAGAATGGTGTTAGTTGGGCTAGCATGTACGCATTCAGAATCTGAAAAGAGACCGACAATGCTTGAAATTGTGCCATTGCTGAAAGGTGAATCAAAAGAGACCCTTCTTAAGCTTGAAAGAAATGAGCTGTTCAGCTCAGACTCGATGGTGAGTTCGCAGGGAACACCAACCCCAGATGGGAGCACAGACTCTGCGCCAaagaaagatcaagaactggTTGGTGCGTGA
- the LOC136521976 gene encoding PTI1-like tyrosine-protein kinase At3g15890 isoform X1: protein MSPRRSDERSGSLRWVFSLRELRSATNSFNYDNKIGEGSLGSVYWGQVWDGSQIAVKRLKNAKNGTEVEFASEVEILGRIRHKNLLSFRGYCADGPERILVYDYMANSSLYAHLHGTHSAECLLDWRRRASIAIGTARALLYLHHHATPKIIHGSIKTTNVLLDSNFQAHVGDFGLIRLIPDGMDHEKITNESQRGYLAPEYIMFGKPTAGCDVYSFGIILLELASGKRPIEKSGSVKTYGIRNWVLPLARQGRYDEIADSKLSDKFSESELRRMVLVGLACTHSESEKRPTMLEIVPLLKGESKETLLKLERNELFSSDSMVSSQGTPTPDGSTDSAPKKDQELVGA from the exons ATGTCACCGCGAAG GTCTGATGAACGAAGTGGATCATTGAGGTGGGTGTTCTCATTGAGAGAGCTTCGATCAGCAACAAACAGCTTCAATTACGATAACAAGATTGGAGAAGGGTCACTTGGGAGTGTGTATTGGGGACAAGTTTGGGATGGTTCTCAG ATTGCTGTCAAGAGGTTAAAGAATGCAAAGAATGGCACAGAAGTGGAATTTGCTTCAGAAGTCGAAATATTGGGAAGAATAAGACACAAAAATCTCCTGAGTTTTCGTGGATATTGTGCAGATGGACCCGAACGCATTCTGGTGTATGACTATATGGCGAACTCAAGTCTCTATGCACATCTTCATGGAACACATTCTGCAGAATGTCTCCTTGACTGGCGGAGGAGAGCATCTATTGCCATTGGCACTGCTCGAGCTCTCTT GTACCTTCATCACCATGCAACACCTAAGATAATTCATGGAAGCATCAAGACTACCAATGTGTTACTGGATTCAAACTTCCAGGCACATGTTGGTGATTTCGGTCTGATAAGGCTTATTCCTGATGGAATGGACCATGAAAAGATAACCAACGAAAGTCAACGAGGCTATCTTGCTCCTGAGTACATTATGTTCGGCAAACCAACTGCAGGTTGTGATGTATACAGCTTTGGAATAATACTATTGGAGCTTGCGAGTGGCAAAAGGCCAATAGAAAAGTCGGGTTCTGTCAAGACATATGGTATTCGAAACTGGGTGCTCCCACTGGCAAGGCAGGGTAGATATGATGAAATTGCAGACTCAAAACTCAGTGACAAGTTCTCTGAATCTGAACTGAGAAGAATGGTGTTAGTTGGGCTAGCATGTACGCATTCAGAATCTGAAAAGAGACCGACAATGCTTGAAATTGTGCCATTGCTGAAAGGTGAATCAAAAGAGACCCTTCTTAAGCTTGAAAGAAATGAGCTGTTCAGCTCAGACTCGATGGTGAGTTCGCAGGGAACACCAACCCCAGATGGGAGCACAGACTCTGCGCCAaagaaagatcaagaactggTTGGTGCGTGA